From the genome of Pirellulales bacterium:
GGTGAACAGTTGCCGGTCGCAAAGATCGCAGTACGTGTGGTAGAAGATCACAACCACGGGCCCCTCGGCGAGCAGTTCCTTAAGGCTCCAGGTTTTTCCCTCGGCATCATCGAGTGCGAAGTCGGGCGCCGGCCGGCCCAAGAGCGGGTGGTGGTGGGTGAAAACGACTTCGGGATGAGCCAGAATTTTGCCGAGCGATTCGGCCTTGGAGCCCAGCACGGCCCCGAGCCGAACATCCGCTTCTATTCGGGCTGCGTCGGCGGATATCTGCGCTCCAGCAGGCCGCTCGCGCCCGATCGCAAACCATCCGATCAAGCCAATCGCGACAGCCAGCAAGGCGAGCATTAGCGGCGCGGCTCGCGCCGTTACCCGCCGATTTCGGCCCCCTTGCGGCGGCTGGAAAACCAGCGAGTTGTCGTGCACTGTCTCCATATCGGGTTCCTGCGAATTTTCGAACCTCAAGGCAGCGTGATGGAATTGACGTTCTGCCAATTCCAGACGTCCTGATTGTTGGTGAGCCATGTGTTGTCGATCGTCTGAACGTGGCAATCGGCAAACAGGGCGGGGTTGCCGCTGAAATGCGGCGAACTGAACGTCGTGGAATACTGCCCAATCTGCACTTGGTCGTCCAACATGCTTGCGCCGGAGTAGGCTTGCAGGCAGTTGTACCAAGGGGTCGGACCGATGGGATAATCCTGCGGATTGCAGCCCAGGTGGGTCACCATGAGGGTCTTCGACGATCCGTTGAAATTACTGAGTTGCCCCAGCGAAACGCCCCCCGGGGCGTTGTAAAGAATGCTCCCGGGCCGCTGAAGATATCCGTAATCGATCAGGCCATTGGATCGATCGCCGCGATCGGGGCAGAGAAAAATGGGAACCATATCTTGGCCATTATTGAGTGGGACGAGAGAGCCGTTGCCGGCCGCGATGGCCGCCTGGCTTGCTCCGACCACTTCCTGCACGAGTTGTTTCTCCTCGACGTAACGCAACGTCTGCAGATTCCAGCAAGTGTTCGGATAGGGATACGGCGGAGCAGTCGCGGGATTTTCGGTTTGAAAGAACCCGAAGGCACTGTGGAAATTTTGAGAGGCAATCCCGATCTGCCGGAGATTGTTGCTGCAGGAGGCCATTCGGGCGGCTTCCCGCGCGGCTTGCACGGCGGGCAGCAACAGCCCGATTAGAATGCCGATAATCGCGATGACGACCAGCAACTCAACGAGGGTGAATCCCTTCTTGAAACGACCTTCAACGGAACGATGATTTGCCCGCGCTCCCGATCCGGCGAGCTGGGGCGGCGCGGAATGCCAAGCGAACGCGAGACGTTTTGGTCGAATAAAGTCAGAGCGCATGGCGCGCCTCCGATGGTTTTCTCGGATGGAAAAACACCAATTGGCAACCCATGGCCGACCGTCCCCCCCTGTCCCCTCGGCGGGTGAGGAATTAGGGGAAACCCGACGCGCGCGGATGCGCGCGGACCACGGATTGGGTGGACCGTGCCTTATCTCGATCTGAATCGCAGTTCGGCGCAATCGCCATCAAGCACGGCAGCGCGCGGTCGCAATCGAGTGCCGGGCGCAATCGCCATCAAGCGCAGCGGCGAACGCAAACGGTTCGCGAGCGCGCAAACGCAGCGCGCCCGCCGGGATCAGCAATCCACCGGCGCGGGAGGAGCCCGCGAGAGAAATGGCAGATATTCCCAGCGGCAAACGACCACCACTTCCTTGGCTGGTCGATGAAATCGCAGCAGGAATTGCCAATCGGGCAGCGAAGCCGTTCGAGTGAACCAAACGGCCTGCCCAAAGAACTTGCAGATTGCACAGTTTTCGTCGTCGCACAGCCGCAACGGAGAGTCTTGCGAGATCGTCCGGCTCGCATCCGCGACAAACCATTGGACTGGCACCGCCGACCCGGCACCAATTGGCGCTGCCGGTGGAGTATCTTCGTCGCAGCATTGATCGCCGGCATCGCGGCAGCCGGCATCGCGGCAGCAAGCATCGTGCCCTTGGCCGGGCAACAAATGCAGACCTTCCCCCATCGCCGACAAGGCGCTAAATAAAATGGCGAATGCCCAGGTGAATCGAATTCGCCAAACCGCGCGCATGGCAACGACACCAACGAGGGAAGAAATCGAGGCATCACCTTTACGTAAGAATAATGAAACCGGTTCGCTGCGGCAACACAAATTGAGGCTCGAAAATTGGCCAAACCGCGTCAAGGCTCGAAACGCCGACCACGCCGGCGCGGTGGGCTATTCGTCGCCTTTTCTGCAGCCAAAGCGTGAACTCCGGCGGTAGTGGGTCAGTCTGAAATCACGAAGTTTTGAGCCGGCCTTGCCCGATGGCCGATCCGGCGGCATACTTTGGATATGCCTAAACGCTCAAGCAATCCACCGAAGCAGAAAGACACCCAGCAACTGGCCCGTGCGACCCTCGATGCGGTCGTGCTGGATGCTGAACCGCCGAAGCCGGAAGCTGCCAAGCCGGAGAAGAATCCGGCAGCGGTGGCGCTGGGGCGGTTGGGTGGCCTCAAGGGCGGCCCGGCCCGCATGGCAAAGCTGTCGCCAGCAAAGCGCAAGGCCATCGCCAAGAAAGCCGCAGCGAAGCGGTGGGGCAGTAAGGCTGACTAGCGGGGCTGCTTTGGCTTTGACGGAACATCCTGCTCGATCTTCTCAACGACCTGCTCTTGCCGGTCGCCGTAGGTAAAGAGCATTTCCTTCTGAATTTTATGTTCGACGGCGTTGGGGTTGTTGTCGTTGAAACTGCCCATATCGCGCTCCAGGGCGTGGTCCTGCTTCTGAGTGTTTTCAAATCGCTGCTGAAATGCGCTCAGCGCGTGATCCCACGCCATATTGTCGATGTGATCCCAAACAACTTCCGTTTTTGGTTCGCCATCTGGGCCGATTTTTACAACCTTATTGGCGTGCATGATGCGCCGTTTGCGATTTTGCTTGTCGTACCCTTGCAACTCTCTTGAACGCCTTTTTAGGCGGCGAGTTAATATCGCTTTCGGGCTGGGAATCTTGACCTCCCATCCCTCGCTCAAGAGCTTCGCCGCAAGCTCTTCCATGTGGAATGCGCCATCGTGCTCGCGCTCGTGTTGAAGGATCGCTTCTTCGTCGTATTCGGCCTGTGTCCTACCCTGCTTTGCCAGCGACATGATCGGAAAGCTCCTTGTCGATTGCCTTGAGGTGGCGGTTCAGTCCCTTAACTAGCTGTAAAAAATAACGCGTTTTGGCCTCATCCCAGTCTTTGTGCTCAACCATCTGCGCGACGCCGCCGTATGAAGTCTTAATCTTGGTCAGCATTCCACTAAGGCTCTGTGCCCAAACAACGTATTCATCCGACGCTGGAAAGCGAGGCTTCATTTTACGCCCATTCGTACTTGCGTTTAAGATCGGTGTAGGCACCTGGATAAACTAGGCCGTCATGCTGCAAACGCCCAACTACGATACCGGGCGAAATTCCAATGGTTGCGGCAAAGTCTTTGATTAAGGGCCTGCTCTTGGCAACAAACGGTAGGCGGTGCGCGTATGACGGAGGAATTAAGAAATCACGCGCGAACTCGTTTGCCTCTCGCTCTTCCTCCTGATCTTCACTATATCCATAGTCAACGAACACCTGCTTTTTTCCGTGCTTGAGAATGTGACCGGCCTCGTGGAAAAACGTAAACCAAAACTGATCGTCGGTTTTGTATTTGAGGCTGACCTGAATCATAGCCTTATCTTTTGTTAGCCAACGAGCGGCACCGCTGATGCTGGCCTTGGGAATTTCCTCGGTAAGAGCTACCGCAACCCCGGCCGCAGCACAGACGGATTTTATTTCGACGCTCCATTCCTTGGCGTTTTTCGTGGTCATTCCACGGACCGTCCGAAGCGCTCGCAAAAACTCCTGCGGATTAAACGGCGCAGTTTCCATTGCCTGCGCCGAAAGAACACCCAGCCGACGCCACGCGGCAACGTATCCTGGATATTTCTGATGCGCTTCGCCACCCCGAAACTGGATCGCGGACTTGGCGAGAACGTCTCGCCATGCCTGAACGCTGCTCACTCCAAAGAACTCTAGCAACTGCCGGACAAGGTGTGATTTATCGGTTGCGGCGACAATGTACTTCCGCTCAATCAATTCCTTGACCGGAATCTCTTTTAGCCAAGCAATATCCACCTCAAGCTTGCTGGTTTCTTCAGACCGAATGAGATGCTCGCGGTAGGCAAGTTCCATCCGATTCCAGAAGCTTGCCGGAATTCCTAGCACGAGTTCAAGTTTGTAGGCCGTGTCCACACTGATCGGCGCAATGCCGTTGACGATTTGGCTGACCGTTTTCTCGGCCATGCCCATCCGCGCAGCAAAGTCGGCTTGCGAAAGCCCTCTTGCCTCAATCGCTTCCTTCAGGGTAGCGCCGGGCGGAGTCGCGTAATCCGGATGGTAAGTGTG
Proteins encoded in this window:
- a CDS encoding helix-turn-helix domain-containing protein, whose product is MASAKHTYHPDYATPPGATLKEAIEARGLSQADFAARMGMAEKTVSQIVNGIAPISVDTAYKLELVLGIPASFWNRMELAYREHLIRSEETSKLEVDIAWLKEIPVKELIERKYIVAATDKSHLVRQLLEFFGVSSVQAWRDVLAKSAIQFRGGEAHQKYPGYVAAWRRLGVLSAQAMETAPFNPQEFLRALRTVRGMTTKNAKEWSVEIKSVCAAAGVAVALTEEIPKASISGAARWLTKDKAMIQVSLKYKTDDQFWFTFFHEAGHILKHGKKQVFVDYGYSEDQEEEREANEFARDFLIPPSYAHRLPFVAKSRPLIKDFAATIGISPGIVVGRLQHDGLVYPGAYTDLKRKYEWA